One Salarias fasciatus chromosome 22, fSalaFa1.1, whole genome shotgun sequence DNA segment encodes these proteins:
- the LOC115409347 gene encoding tripartite motif-containing protein 16-like — protein MDQHRGHETVPAATERSQKQKELEGSRQNIQQRIQEREKDVKLLQQQMEAINVSTDEAVEHSEERFTQMIRLIQKRTLEVKRQLRSQQQTAVSGLKELEEKLEQEIAELKRKDIQLEQLAHTEDHTQFLHSYTSVSALSEPTHSSSIQTAPLRYFEDVAAAVSESRDKLQDILRETEEELQLPLLLLQPQPESRADFLQYSQQITLDPNSAHRKLKLSDGNRRVTLTKEVQPYSDHPDRFTEYPQVLNRESLTGRSYWEVERRGGVDIAVAYKNISRAGGGKECGFGFNDKSWALECYSNSFNFWHNDISTPVSGPRSSRVGVYLDHRAGILSFYSVSETMTLLHRVQTTFTQPIHAGVYLSGSGSSAVLLKPE, from the coding sequence ATGGACCAACACAGAGGCcatgaaacagtcccagctgcaACAGAAAGGAgccagaagcagaaggagctaGAGGGGAGTCGAcaaaacatccagcagagaatccaggagcgagagaaagatgtgaagctgcttcagcagcagatggaggccaTCAATGTCTCCACTGATGAAGCAGTGGAGCACAGCGAGGAGAGATTCACCCAGATGATCCGTCTTATCCAGAAAAGAACCCTTGAGGTGAAGCGGCAgctcagatcccagcagcaaactgcagtgagTGGACTCAAAGAGcttgaggagaagctggagcaggagatcgctgagctgaagaggaaagacatccagctggagcagctggcacacacagaggaccacacccagtttctccacagctacacctcagtgtcagcactcagtgagcccacacactcctccagcatccagactgctcctctcagatactttgaggatgtggcagcagctgtgtcagagagcagagacaaactaCAGGACATTctgagagagactgaagaggAGCTGCAACTGCCACTGCTACTGCTAcaaccacagccagagagcagagcagacttcTTACAGtattcacagcagatcacaCTGGATCCAAACTCTGCACACAGAAAGCTTAAATTATCTGATGGAAACAGAAGAGTAACTTTAACAAAGGAAGTTCAGCCTTattctgatcatccagacagattcactGAATATCCTCAGGTCCTGAACAGAGAGAGCCTGACTGGACGtagttactgggaggtggagaggagaggaggagttgATATAGCAGTTGCatacaagaacatcagcagagcagggGGAGGGAAGGAATGTGGATTTGGATTTAATGACAAATCTTGGGCTTTAGAATGTTACTCTAACAGTTTTAATTTTTGGCACAACGACATCAGTACTCCCGTCTCAGGTCCTCGGTCTTCCAGAGTCggagtgtacctggatcacagagcaggtattctgtctttctacagtgtctctgaaaccatgactctcctccacagagtccagaccaccttCACTCAACCGATACACGCTGGAGTTTATCTTTCTGGTTCTGGATCCTCTGCAGTGTTGTTGAAACCTGAGTAA